The window ATATTACCAGGGCGCGCAACGACCTTCAGGAATTATTATATCCAACAGGGCAACTATCGGCAGGCCTGTCGCAAAGCTTATTTAAAGGGAAGGGGAGCTTAAAACTTAGTGCCAGAGATATTTTTTACACTCAGGCCATGGAAGGCTTAACCGATTTTCCCGCAGCAAGCGAATATTTTATCCTCACCAGAGATAGCCGGGTAGTTAATCTGGCCTTTACTTACCGTTTTGGCAAACCTTTAAAAGCCTCTAAAAGATCGGCCGGCGGCGCAGCCGATGAAATTAACAGGGCAGGGACTTAGTTGGGAGGTTAGGAGTTTTCAGTTGGCAATTTTCAATTTCATCAAATAGTCACAGTTAAACAGTTAACCAATAAAAAAGCAGATTAAACGATATTTATATGAAAGTTTGCCACCTTGGGTGGCACCAAATCAAAGTAAAAAAGCTAACCGGTAAACTAGCTTAGCGCCCCAAAACCCATTTCGCAAAAAACACTACCTTTGGACTTTTAAATTTTACAGGCGAGCGTAATACGCTACGCCAAACACCTAACGCCAAGCAAGATTATGGCCCGAATTTTAGCTTTTGATTACGGTACCAAACGTATCGGCATTGCAGTAACCGATCCTTTGCAGATTATTGCTACCGGCCTGGATACCATCCACCCAAAAGATGTGATTGAGTACGTTAAAAAATATATGCTTACCGAACAGGTTGAAGCCTTTGTAATTGGCGATCCGAAACAAATGGACGGATCTCCTTCTGATTCGGCGCAACATGTAAAGGGCTTTGCTACCTTGTTAAAAAAATCATTTCCCGATATCCCAAGGCATTGGGTTGATGAGCGCTTTACCTCTAAAATGGCACATCAAGCCATTATGCAAAGCGGCCTGAAAAAGCAAGACCGTCGCGATAAAGAAAGGGTAGATACCATTGCCGCAACCATTATTCTACAATATTTTATGGAAACCAACCGTTTATAACCAACAAATGAGCCTGATAAACGACGATTTACAAGATTTACTAATTGCCTACTGCGAACCTGAGAGCGAGCTATTACAGCACATAGACCGCGAAACAAATCTTAAAGTTTTAATGCCCCGCATGCTTTCTGGCCATTACCAGGGAAGGGTTTTGAGTATGCTCAGCAAAATGGTTTCGCCTAAACGGATTTTGGAAATCGGCACTTTTACTGGTTACGCCACTTTGTGTTTAGCCGAAGGATTAACAAAAGATGGCATACTTTATACTTTGGATGTTAATGAGGAACTGGAAGACATGGTGCGTGGCAATTTTGCAAAATCGGCATTTAACCACCAGATTAAGTACATCCTGGGCGATGCCAATTCTACTATAAATGATTTAGACGAAATTTTCGACATTGTTTTTATCGATGCCGACAAGAAAAATAATGGTACTTATTACGATTTGATTTTTGACCGTGTACGCCCCGGAGGAATAATCATTGTGGATAATGTGCTATGGAGTGGAAAAGTACTTCAGGAGAAACAAGACAAAGACACCAGAAATATTACTAGTTTTAATGATAAAATAGCTGATGATAAGCGGGTTGAAAAATTAATATTACCCGTTAGGGATGGTTTGTTTGTGATCAGAAAGACAATTTAACATATAAAAAGATTAACCGGTTAATTGTTTAAACCAGTTAATCGTGCAGTTAACAGATTTAAACAATTTATACAGTTAACCATGAAAAAAATCTTTACTTTTTGCCTGTTCCTTTTAACAGGAATTGCCGTAAAAGCACAAGATACAGACGAGTATATTGCAGAGCATGTAGAATATGCACAGGATTTAATGCGCGATCACAAAATTCCGGCGAGTATTATTCTTGCGGTTGCCATACACGAATCGGCTTCGGGCAATAGCAGAATTGCACAGCACCTCAACAACCACTTTGGTGTGAAAGGTCCAAACAATAATGCCGAAATCCGTTCTTCATACCGCGATTATTTAAACGCCGACGAATCTTACAGCCATTTTGTAGAGATCATGGAAACACGCGAGCCTTTTAACAACCTTTTCGCTAAATACGATCAATACGATTACAAAGGCTGGGCCTACGGCATAAGGCGTTGTGGTTATGCCCACAGCAGGAGCTGGGCTTCTCAGGTAATCGGCCTGATTAAAAAATATGAGCTGTACCAGTACGATGAACGCCCCGAAGGTTATGAAGAGCCTGTTTATGCCAGCCCTGTACGCAGTCGAAAAAGAAGCACAGCAAGATCAAAAACATACACGGTTAGAACAGGCGATAACCTGAGCATAATAGCCAAAAAGAAAGGCACTACGGTTAAGGCACTGATGCAAAAAAACGGCATAAAAAAAGCAAACTTAAAACCTGGACAGAAGTTGAAGTTTTGAGCCAGTTGGCAGTTTTCAATTTTCAGTTAACCAATTAGGCGATTTAAACAATTAACCCATAAACATCCCCATGCGTTCAGCTAATCATCTCATCATTATTGCGGCAATCCTTGTTTTTTTAAGCTCGTGCGGCACCAGAAAATTTTCGAAAAACAATAAGCAGATCGAAAAAGAAGCCAACAAAGCGAACAACAACAATTACAAGAGCTACAATACCTTAAGTTATATTGATGAGTTTAAGGGGTAGCTGTTGAAGAAATGAACGCCAGCGGCATTCCTGCCAGTATTACACTGGCACAAGGCATTCTTGAATCAGGTAGTGGAAACAGCGACCTGGCCAAATATGCCAACAATCACTTCGGCATTAAATGTACATCAGAATGGAAGGGGAAAAATTATTTTCGCGATGATGACCAGAAAAACGACTGCTTCAGGGTTTATAAAGATGCCCGCGAATCTTTTAGAGACCATTCAGAATTTCTGAAACGCAAGCGGTATAGCTTCCTTTTTCAATTGGATAAAAACGACTATAAAAGCTGGGCACAAGGTTTAAAAACAGCTGGTTATGCCACTAATCCCAAATATCCTGATCTGCTAATTAACACCATCGAAAAATACCAGCTTTATCAGTACGACCAACCAGAGAGCGAAAAGCAGAAGATTGCCCGCGAAGACCGTGTTTTTTCGGAAATTAACCAAAATATCCCCAAAGAAAAAGCCAAATTTACACCAGTTGAAACACCTCCAACAGGTGCCAAACCTATTTTAGCCGACGGAACTTATACTGTTGTAAAAGGCGATACTTTGTATAATATTGCAAAACGTTTTAACTTAACCGTCGATCAGTTGAAAATGCTGAACGAAATGAGTGCCGATGGCATTAAACTGGGTCAGGTGCTTAAGGTTAAATAATGTTAAGTACAAACCCGGCCTGCCAGATATTTGTAGTTTTGTAATCTGATGAGATTTTTTGTTATCCTTATTCTGGCTTTCGGCTTCAGTACCACATTATATGCACAAACTAAACCTGTGCAGGGCATTGTTATTGATAAAGAAACCAAACAGCGCCTGGCAAAAGTTTACATCTATAATATCCGCACAGGTGATGGGCTGTACAACAACACCAAGGGCGAGTTTAGCACTTTTGCTATCCCGGGCGATACACTGGTTGCAGCTTTATCGGGCTATGCCGTAGATACCATAGTGTTTAAAGGCCAAACAGCAGCGTACTTTCAGCTTAAATCGCTGGGTATCCGTTTACGTGATGTGGTTATCCAGCAGAAACGCCTTACTCCACAGCAGTTGTACGAAAAAAACGTGCAGGAATACCGCTACCAAACCATGAAGGGCAGCAGCAAAGATTTGTTAAACCTGGGTAATGGCGGCGTAGGCTTAGGTATCGATGCCATTTACAACCTGTTGAGCAGACAGGGTAGAAATGCACGGCATTTGCAAAAAATCCTCGAAAAAGATTACCGCGAAGATTTGATCGATTACCGTTTTAATGCCAATTTGGTACGTCAGGTATTGGGTATTAAAGATGATGAGCTTACCGATTTTATGCAGCAATACCGCCCAACTTACCAATTTGTACTCGATGCGGATGATTATGCCTTTAATATGTTTATCCGCAATGCCTACAAAAGCTACCGGATAAACCCCAAAGCATTGCAATTACCTCCACTACCTAAAATAACCATCGAGAAGCTGTGAAAGCACCCATCTTCATCGTTAAAAAGCTGCCGGCCGCCGGCATGGCCCTGTTTCCATTCATACTGGTTAAATCAGCAAGACTTAAAAACGATGCAGAACTTATTAACCACGAAAAAATCCACCTGCGCCAGCAACTCGAATTGCTTATTTTACCTTTTTATATTTTTTATCTGCTCAACTATTTCATCAACCTGATAAAGTACCGCAACCACCATTTGGCCTACCGCAACATCATTTTTGAAAAAGAAGCTTACCACCATGAGCACAATATGCAATACCTCAAAAATGGCAGTTGGTACGGTTGGTTTAAAAAGATATGAAACCGCTGTTTTACTGGCAAATGCAATTGTCATCCTGACAATCATTTTGTTAAATGCTTTTTATCTCTAAAAATTTTGTTTTTCTTTGTAAGTAATGAAGAACTTTTTAGCTGCCATAGCCCTTATTCTAAGTCTCTGCTCTACAAAATTATATGCTCAGGAAATTGATACGATTCCGATCAATACCAAAGACCTGAACATAAAATTAAAACGCAGTCCGCTGCCAAGCAGACAAGGGCCGCTAAATTTCGAACCTGTAAAAATTAAACCGCTTGTTGTAAACGCCAAAATAAGTTATTGGAAAACCAGAACAAACATTGGCATTAACATTAACCAGGCGCAGTTTAGCGATAACTGGAAAGGTGGAGGTACAAACTCTATCGCAGTGGGTGGTTTGCTTAACTGGAAAGCCGAATACAATAAAAACAGCTATAGCTACGTAAGTGAGGTAGTTTTGCAATACGGTAAGATTAAAAACAAAGACCAGCTGCAAAAGAAAACCAACGACCGTATTTTCTGGGATAATAAAGCTTCGTTCCAATTATCTAAAAGCTGGTATTTCTTCGGGTCGGTGAGTTTCGAATCGCAGTTTGATAGCGGCTACAGGTACTATAGAGACGGTAATGGCGACGAGCAACAAGTGTTGATTTCGAGGTTTATGGCCCCAGGTTATTTAACCGAATCGATCGGTTTTGAGTACAAACCTGTAAAATATTTCTCTACCCGTATTGGTACTGGTACTGCAAGGCAGACTTTTGTACTCGATACAGCCGTTTACGATAAAAAACCAAATGTTTACGGAGTAGATAAAGGCAAAAAATTCCGCAACGAACTCGCTTTCCAGGTAGTAAGTGCTTTTGATAAGGATATTTTTACCAACACCAACCTTAAGGCCCGTTACCTGATGTTTGTTCCATACGAAAACATTGCCTGGTCGCGAATTGACCACCGCCTGGATGTTGTACTTACTGCAAAAATTAACCGTTTTATGAACACCAGCTTAACCGGTGTAGTATTATTTGATAAAGATACCGACGTAAATATTCAAGCCAGCCAAACTCTGGCGCTGGGCTTTGCCTTTACCTTTCCGAGGTAGTGGTACATAAATTAACAAAAAGGCCACAGTTTAAGCTGTGGCCTTTTTGTTAGCACATTTTTTTTTTAAGCTCCGCCGCCAACTTTACCAATTTCCCAGTAAGGCATGGTAATCATCTGGCTAAAGCGTACACCCCGTTGTTTAAGGTATTTTTTAAATTGTTGTACCGATTTTGCTCTCCCGGTGAGGTAAAAAGTAGCATCTTGCCACATCTCCCAGCATAAGGGATGCATATTATCCATCCAGTTAATGGCATTTTTTGCCGGAGCATTTAAATCTGAAGGAACAACATCAATCAACAGGTTAATGTGATCAACTGAATCGAAATTTTCTTCCTGTAACTCCAATATTCCAAAATACTCCACATCTTCATCAGCCGCCTTTTTTCCAAGCGATTCGTACAAACCAAGACTTGTTTCATCACCAAAAAAGAAATGCTGATTGGAAGCTTCATTATACTTTACTCTTGCACGATCAACAATCAGCTTCAATCTATCGCCTTTTTGGATATTTACCGCCAGGCTATGGCCTGGCCCCTGCCTGTTCAGGTAAAAAATAACCTCACAAGTGCCGTTTCTCTCATCAAAGCCCGATAAAGTATAATGTCTGTATTCGTTGGCGTTAACCCTTAGCAGTACCTCGTTACCTGGTATAAATTTGGCATCAAAAAATTCTCCTTCAAAGGTAATGCACTTTAAGTTGCTGCTTAACATTTTGATTTCTACAACTTCTACTTGATATATTTTATTGCTGATCACTTTTTCCATTGTGTTGGCCAGCCATGAAGGTAATTTAGGCATCGTATTAATTTGTTTAGTAACTTTGAACAAAAGTAGCTGTCTAACAAACGGATCTTTTTATACCAAAAGGATTAAAGTTTATATCACAAGGATTTTATGGCCTTAAATATTTATGATGGCGACGAGAGATACTATGTTGTAGGGAACAAACTCGACAATAACGCCCTTAATCAAGCCCTTGTAACCGAGCGAAGGGATAAATATAGCTTTCCGTTTGGCGACGCAGAGATTGTGGAGATTGCTTTTTCGGGAATTTATATTGTTTATGGCGATATGCTGGTAAAGAAGAGCCGCCTGCGCATTAAGTCTTTTGATGAGCCCGATATGGTTGAGCTCCATTTTTCGATTATGGGAGGAGGAATTATGGAAAATTATCTCACCAACAAGCGCCTGGATATTAAAGCCAATCAACATAACATTATTTACAGCCCTGATTTTGATGGAATGGCCGAGTTTACGGTAGGCGGCCCACATAAATTTTTTGAAGTAAACTTCGAACGGTCGCGCTTTATTGATTTAACGAGCGAAAGCAGTACCTTATTAAGAAATTTTGCCGAAAATATCATGAATAACCGTTCGGTAGAAATTTCATCAGAGAATCTGCCCATCAGCCTGGCTATGCACAGCTGTATTAACGATATTATGAACTGCCATTTTACAGGTGGATTAAAATTGTTGTTCCTTCAATCTAAATGTTTGGAGCTTTTGGCGCTACAGGCGCAGGCTTTTGAAGAGGCGGCGAGGAAAACGGAGCGTCCGACATTAAAATCAGCTTACGATAAAGAACGAATTTATTATGCAAGAGAATACTTGTTAGCCAATGCCTGCAAACCACCTTCTTTAACCGAATTGGCAAAAGTAGCGGGCATAAACGAGTTTAAACTAAAACAGGGCTTTAAGGAAACATTTGGTAACTCTGTTTTTGCTTATCTAAGCGATTATAGATTAATGAAAGCAAAAGAGCTTTTGGCCGATAAGCAAGTCGACATCAAAAATATTTCTGACGATTTGGGTTACTCGTCTGTACAACATTTTAACAAGGCATTTACCCGGAAATTTGGCTTAAGTCCGGGCAAAGCGCGATAATATTTGCCATGGGTTTAAACCCATGGCAAATAAATCTTTTAACCTTTTTTCCGTTTTTTCTTCAGGTCTAAATAATCAACGTAATACAAAACCTTAACCGATAAGCTGTTATTTTGAGGCGCATTTAAAATCCCGCTTAGGTTTTTGTTGTAGCGCTGTGTATAAAAAGTATCGTAAGTTTCAGCCGCATCTTTATACGAAACAGAAAGTGTACTTCCCGGCGCAAATTGCCAGGTATAAATTAAATCGATATTAAAAACATTGTAATTCCGGTCCATTCCGGTTAATAGCGCTCCCTGATAATCGGTTAAGTTACCATCGGGCTTTAGCAGGTAAAATTCCTTATTCCTTCTATCGCTCCAGTAATGCCGCAACACCACAGTAATCCCCATTAGGTTGGTAAAAGTATATTTGGCATCGAACGAGTTTTCTACCGTTCTGCGATCATACCTTGAAAAAATGGACTGATTACCTTGTGTGGTTACCCAGTTAACATAGTTGTAATTTGGGTTAAAGTTTAAATCCAATCCAAATGCAACTTTATCGTTAAGCCTTAGGTTTTGAAAAAAGTAAAAGTTATACATTTTTCCTTTGAATAGCTGTTGTTCAAAAAAGCGGATATTTCCACCAAAATTATAAGCTTTAGCGCGGTTGGGGTTGATGTACAGGCTTACACCATAATTTTCGGGGGCGTGGTAAACCTGCCCGGTCCTTGCTTCGTAAAAATCGTTGCTTTTCCTGTCCCAGCTTACATCGAATTCTGCCGACCACTGGTTTTTAAACTGAACCCAATACCCTCCGTTAAAACCAATTTTTTGATAAGCTGCCGGAATTGCCCTGCGCGAATAGTTTAAATTAAGCCAGCTTTCAAACTGGTTATACCATTTGCTGGGTTTGTATATGTTGTAGCCAATGCCTATCCGCTGATCTAAGAAGTTGTTATTGGTAAAGAAACCCATATCCGATGGATCGAATTTATTATCGGCATATACCTGGTTGTAGCTCCAGGTAAAATTGCCACTTTGTTTTCCGAAACGAAGTGTATAACTATAACCAGTACTACTTTCTTCGCCACGTAAATAGCTCATTTTAGCCCCGCCATTAACAAAATACTTATTGCCTTTATTGTTTAAATTGAAAAGCAGCGCACTAACATTGGCATCATAGGCAGTACCTTGTCGCAGTACATTGGTATTGATAAAGGTAGCCGAACTGTTGTTTTTTAACGATTGGTCGAAAACCAGAATGTTGTAATTGGTTAAGGGCTGTGTTTCTACCATCCTAAGGTTACCTTGCACATCCTCTACTTCGGTTTCCATGCTGTTGGTAATGGCATTAAAAATACCAATACCCAAACCCTTTGCCGTACGCCCCGAAATTTTGGTTGCATTTAAAACCTTAGCCTCTGTTTGGTCTTTCACAATTTTATCATTACCAACCCCGCTGTAATTGTAATAGGCTGGTATGGAGCCAATCCGTTTCGAATAAAATAAATCGCCCTTGTTAAACAATTCAGTTCCTTCTGTAAAAAATTGCCTGTTTTCGTTAAATTTTACTTCGAAAGGAGTAAGGTTAAGAATCCGGTTATCTGATTGCACCTGACCAAAATCGGGCACCAGTGTCATATCTAAGGTAAAACTGTTGTTAATACCATATTTTACGTCCATACCGCCATTAAAACGCGAAGTTGTGTTTTTAACTCCAGGTTGATTTATAGGGTAGTGGTTTACATAGGCGGATAGATATGGCGAAAAGGAAAGTCTTAAGGGTGGTTTAATGTCTTTTATGCCTGTCCAAAGCCCCTCCTGATTGATAAAACCATTTACCTTAGGGTCAACAAAATTCCAGAAGGTTTGTGTATTGCTGCGCTGTATCCTGCGGCTAAAATTTAATCCCCAGTTTTGTACATCCTTGCTTGAAAAGCGCAGGGCAGAGTAAGGAATTTTCATTTCGCAGGTCCAGCCTTTATCGTCGATTTTAACTGCACTTTCCCAAACCGCATTCCAGTTTTCATCTTCATTGCCCACCTGCGAGTATTTGGCATCAAACTGTACCCCAGCAGCGGTAACAAAAAAACCATTGCCATTCATCTTATCGTAAAAGGGATCGACAATGATGGAAATAAAATCGGCATTCCCAATGTTATCTCTCGAAACCAACTCATGCGAAACACTATCCGGACTATCGTACATCCGCGCATAAACATAAATGGCTACATCATCATAAAGCACCTTCATTTCTGTACGTCTATCGGCAGTTTCTACCTTCCCCGGGTGAGGCCTGATTTGAAAAAAATCGGTAGCAAGCGGAACATCTTTCCAGCATTCATCATCTAAAACACCATCAATTTTAGGACTTTGAAGGGTTCTTTTTGCTTCTAAATGCTTTTGCTTGGTAATATCCTGAGCCTTGCAAAAAGCACATATCAATAGTAGAACCGGGAGGATGCAGCGCTTCATTCGTTTAAGTTAATCGGGTATAAGACCAACTCTCCAACAAAATGTTGCACCAAAACAGAAATATAATCGCCCGGCCATAAAGTTTTGACTTTGAGTTGCTAAGATTTACAATCAAAATTTGATACATTTGCCTTTTATTAAAAACAAGTAGCTTTTTGCCATCCGGCACTAAGCCTTTAGCTTAAAAAAGATGT is drawn from Pedobacter sp. HDW13 and contains these coding sequences:
- a CDS encoding DUF5916 domain-containing protein: MKRCILPVLLLICAFCKAQDITKQKHLEAKRTLQSPKIDGVLDDECWKDVPLATDFFQIRPHPGKVETADRRTEMKVLYDDVAIYVYARMYDSPDSVSHELVSRDNIGNADFISIIVDPFYDKMNGNGFFVTAAGVQFDAKYSQVGNEDENWNAVWESAVKIDDKGWTCEMKIPYSALRFSSKDVQNWGLNFSRRIQRSNTQTFWNFVDPKVNGFINQEGLWTGIKDIKPPLRLSFSPYLSAYVNHYPINQPGVKNTTSRFNGGMDVKYGINNSFTLDMTLVPDFGQVQSDNRILNLTPFEVKFNENRQFFTEGTELFNKGDLFYSKRIGSIPAYYNYSGVGNDKIVKDQTEAKVLNATKISGRTAKGLGIGIFNAITNSMETEVEDVQGNLRMVETQPLTNYNILVFDQSLKNNSSATFINTNVLRQGTAYDANVSALLFNLNNKGNKYFVNGGAKMSYLRGEESSTGYSYTLRFGKQSGNFTWSYNQVYADNKFDPSDMGFFTNNNFLDQRIGIGYNIYKPSKWYNQFESWLNLNYSRRAIPAAYQKIGFNGGYWVQFKNQWSAEFDVSWDRKSNDFYEARTGQVYHAPENYGVSLYINPNRAKAYNFGGNIRFFEQQLFKGKMYNFYFFQNLRLNDKVAFGLDLNFNPNYNYVNWVTTQGNQSIFSRYDRRTVENSFDAKYTFTNLMGITVVLRHYWSDRRNKEFYLLKPDGNLTDYQGALLTGMDRNYNVFNIDLIYTWQFAPGSTLSVSYKDAAETYDTFYTQRYNKNLSGILNAPQNNSLSVKVLYYVDYLDLKKKRKKG
- a CDS encoding glucosaminidase domain-containing protein, encoding MNASGIPASITLAQGILESGSGNSDLAKYANNHFGIKCTSEWKGKNYFRDDDQKNDCFRVYKDARESFRDHSEFLKRKRYSFLFQLDKNDYKSWAQGLKTAGYATNPKYPDLLINTIEKYQLYQYDQPESEKQKIAREDRVFSEINQNIPKEKAKFTPVETPPTGAKPILADGTYTVVKGDTLYNIAKRFNLTVDQLKMLNEMSADGIKLGQVLKVK
- the ruvX gene encoding Holliday junction resolvase RuvX — its product is MARILAFDYGTKRIGIAVTDPLQIIATGLDTIHPKDVIEYVKKYMLTEQVEAFVIGDPKQMDGSPSDSAQHVKGFATLLKKSFPDIPRHWVDERFTSKMAHQAIMQSGLKKQDRRDKERVDTIAATIILQYFMETNRL
- a CDS encoding O-methyltransferase → MSLINDDLQDLLIAYCEPESELLQHIDRETNLKVLMPRMLSGHYQGRVLSMLSKMVSPKRILEIGTFTGYATLCLAEGLTKDGILYTLDVNEELEDMVRGNFAKSAFNHQIKYILGDANSTINDLDEIFDIVFIDADKKNNGTYYDLIFDRVRPGGIIIVDNVLWSGKVLQEKQDKDTRNITSFNDKIADDKRVEKLILPVRDGLFVIRKTI
- a CDS encoding DUF3078 domain-containing protein; the encoded protein is MKNFLAAIALILSLCSTKLYAQEIDTIPINTKDLNIKLKRSPLPSRQGPLNFEPVKIKPLVVNAKISYWKTRTNIGININQAQFSDNWKGGGTNSIAVGGLLNWKAEYNKNSYSYVSEVVLQYGKIKNKDQLQKKTNDRIFWDNKASFQLSKSWYFFGSVSFESQFDSGYRYYRDGNGDEQQVLISRFMAPGYLTESIGFEYKPVKYFSTRIGTGTARQTFVLDTAVYDKKPNVYGVDKGKKFRNELAFQVVSAFDKDIFTNTNLKARYLMFVPYENIAWSRIDHRLDVVLTAKINRFMNTSLTGVVLFDKDTDVNIQASQTLALGFAFTFPR
- a CDS encoding glucosaminidase domain-containing protein; translated protein: MKKIFTFCLFLLTGIAVKAQDTDEYIAEHVEYAQDLMRDHKIPASIILAVAIHESASGNSRIAQHLNNHFGVKGPNNNAEIRSSYRDYLNADESYSHFVEIMETREPFNNLFAKYDQYDYKGWAYGIRRCGYAHSRSWASQVIGLIKKYELYQYDERPEGYEEPVYASPVRSRKRSTARSKTYTVRTGDNLSIIAKKKGTTVKALMQKNGIKKANLKPGQKLKF
- a CDS encoding AraC family transcriptional regulator, encoding MALNIYDGDERYYVVGNKLDNNALNQALVTERRDKYSFPFGDAEIVEIAFSGIYIVYGDMLVKKSRLRIKSFDEPDMVELHFSIMGGGIMENYLTNKRLDIKANQHNIIYSPDFDGMAEFTVGGPHKFFEVNFERSRFIDLTSESSTLLRNFAENIMNNRSVEISSENLPISLAMHSCINDIMNCHFTGGLKLLFLQSKCLELLALQAQAFEEAARKTERPTLKSAYDKERIYYAREYLLANACKPPSLTELAKVAGINEFKLKQGFKETFGNSVFAYLSDYRLMKAKELLADKQVDIKNISDDLGYSSVQHFNKAFTRKFGLSPGKAR